The following proteins come from a genomic window of Natrinema saccharevitans:
- a CDS encoding ornithine cyclodeaminase family protein, whose protein sequence is MTDTLFLSSDDVEDIAMPAEYVDAVREGYRQRGNGAPAQPRSKFFRADPEGMFTSYAAVLPETGAMGGYMYSAGFGATDAWFMTPLFDADSGAPLALLDGASMNPFKTGAAGAVGVDELARDDADTLAIIGSGAQARGQLHATATVRDFSEVRVYSPTPENRAAFAADFDDTLAADVHAVDSSTAAVADADVVITATQASEPVVDGDDIAPGTHITAMGQYSPDARELDTDTIANATYVPDLRERATFDAGSFIQAAEAGAVTEDHVHAELGEVVAGVEPGRTSDDEITVFDSGGTGIETVAAAYLLYERASERGLGQPIEFAPASEALTGDYSSH, encoded by the coding sequence ATGACTGACACCCTGTTTCTGTCCAGCGACGACGTCGAGGACATCGCGATGCCGGCCGAGTACGTCGACGCCGTCCGTGAGGGGTATCGACAGCGTGGGAACGGCGCGCCGGCCCAGCCCCGATCCAAGTTCTTCCGCGCCGACCCGGAGGGCATGTTCACCAGCTACGCCGCCGTCCTCCCGGAGACCGGTGCGATGGGGGGCTACATGTACAGCGCGGGCTTCGGTGCGACCGATGCCTGGTTCATGACGCCGCTGTTCGACGCCGACAGCGGCGCACCGCTTGCCCTGCTCGACGGCGCGAGCATGAACCCGTTCAAGACCGGCGCGGCCGGTGCTGTCGGCGTCGACGAACTCGCCCGCGACGACGCCGACACGCTCGCGATCATCGGGAGCGGCGCTCAGGCCCGCGGCCAGCTCCATGCGACCGCCACGGTCCGTGACTTCTCCGAAGTCCGAGTCTACTCCCCGACCCCCGAGAACCGTGCGGCCTTCGCCGCCGACTTCGACGACACTCTCGCGGCCGACGTCCACGCGGTCGACTCGAGTACGGCCGCCGTCGCCGACGCGGACGTCGTGATCACGGCGACGCAGGCCAGCGAGCCGGTCGTCGACGGCGACGACATCGCGCCCGGGACCCACATCACCGCGATGGGCCAGTACTCGCCGGACGCACGCGAACTGGACACGGACACGATCGCGAACGCGACCTACGTCCCGGACCTCCGCGAACGGGCGACGTTCGACGCCGGTTCGTTCATCCAGGCCGCGGAAGCGGGCGCGGTCACCGAGGACCACGTTCACGCGGAACTAGGCGAAGTCGTCGCCGGGGTCGAACCGGGTCGGACGAGCGACGACGAGATCACCGTCTTCGACAGCGGCGGCACCGGTATCGAGACGGTCGCTGCGGCGTACCTGCTCTACGAGCGCGCCAGCGAACGGGGGCTCGGACAGCCGATCGAGTTCGCGCCGGCGAGCGAGGCGCTGACGGGTGACTATAGTAGCCACTGA
- a CDS encoding DUF3054 domain-containing protein has translation MDTAVRTDTRDGAADRDRFLAGIVDILCIVGIVLIGRISHNGNPIAEPIASLETVTPFVVGWLAAAALAGVYAADRAGASREFRLPAVAWIAAANVGLMLRGSPLFDGGATWPFPVVITATGLTALLGWRLVYILYLSATR, from the coding sequence ATGGACACAGCAGTCCGGACGGACACGCGCGACGGGGCGGCCGACCGCGACCGATTCCTCGCCGGAATCGTCGACATCCTCTGTATCGTCGGAATCGTCCTCATCGGCCGTATCAGCCATAACGGAAACCCGATCGCCGAACCGATCGCCTCGCTCGAGACGGTAACGCCGTTCGTGGTCGGCTGGCTCGCCGCCGCGGCGCTGGCGGGCGTCTACGCGGCCGATCGGGCGGGAGCGAGCCGCGAGTTCCGACTGCCGGCCGTCGCGTGGATCGCGGCGGCGAACGTCGGACTCATGCTCCGTGGCTCGCCGCTGTTCGATGGCGGGGCGACGTGGCCGTTCCCGGTCGTCATCACCGCAACCGGACTGACCGCGTTGCTCGGTTGGCGACTGGTCTATATCCTCTATCTATCAGCGACGAGGTAG
- a CDS encoding J domain-containing protein, with the protein MAVVGERRAGCDGCGRTISLEDLTAVTMPDGERVACCPECEPHARAAARKGSSLDQRRAACDGCTDTFLEAELEDVVLSDGTVLTCCPSCAAEAPGTDVGVGAEGDGSATDGSADTTESDDADDRTRCTQCREWVTEERFRVTTIDERTERLCSGCKADAEERGIVTDVAMRKIEAREVLGVERAVSDDRLREAFHEQVKRAHPDRKSGSESAFKLVRDAYDRLRDED; encoded by the coding sequence ATGGCAGTGGTCGGTGAACGACGGGCCGGCTGCGACGGGTGTGGCCGGACGATCTCGCTCGAGGACCTCACGGCAGTGACGATGCCGGACGGCGAACGAGTTGCGTGCTGTCCGGAGTGTGAGCCACACGCCAGGGCGGCCGCCCGAAAGGGCTCGTCGCTCGACCAGCGGCGGGCTGCCTGCGACGGGTGTACTGACACGTTCCTCGAGGCCGAACTCGAGGATGTGGTGCTGTCGGACGGCACTGTACTGACCTGCTGTCCCTCGTGTGCGGCCGAGGCCCCAGGCACCGATGTCGGGGTCGGAGCCGAGGGCGACGGCTCGGCGACCGACGGGAGCGCCGACACGACCGAGAGCGATGACGCCGACGATCGAACCCGATGTACGCAGTGCCGGGAGTGGGTCACTGAGGAGCGGTTTCGCGTGACCACTATCGACGAGCGGACCGAACGGCTGTGTTCGGGCTGCAAAGCCGACGCCGAGGAGCGCGGCATCGTCACCGACGTCGCCATGCGAAAGATAGAGGCTCGCGAAGTACTGGGCGTCGAGCGGGCCGTCAGCGACGACCGGCTCCGGGAGGCGTTTCACGAGCAGGTCAAACGTGCCCACCCCGACCGCAAGAGCGGCAGCGAGTCGGCGTTCAAGCTCGTCCGGGACGCCTACGACCGGCTCCGGGACGAGGACTGA
- a CDS encoding toll/interleukin-1 receptor domain-containing protein, whose protein sequence is MTGEQVYVSHAPDDLDLVQDLFSTVKNFPFGVRIALEEVDSGRSRKRLEGRLANSDLVVAVLTEGAADDEWINQEIGYAVAKGIPVLPLFDEGIDRRGFVSDVEGVTIDRSDLSGTIFNLLCRLRSELAPLGALSVPNWYIQFPCTLPDCGGPVTLELDYDQSKLWKLHAHGKFLTASCADCGITYYFDPATIGFMGREERPTAQSSSRSRS, encoded by the coding sequence ATGACCGGTGAGCAGGTGTACGTCTCCCACGCGCCCGACGATCTCGATCTCGTGCAGGACCTGTTCTCGACGGTCAAGAACTTCCCCTTCGGCGTTCGCATCGCGCTCGAGGAAGTCGACTCGGGCCGCTCGCGAAAGCGACTCGAGGGACGACTCGCCAACAGCGACCTCGTCGTCGCGGTGCTGACGGAGGGGGCGGCCGACGACGAGTGGATCAACCAGGAGATCGGCTATGCGGTGGCCAAGGGGATCCCCGTGTTGCCGCTGTTCGACGAGGGGATCGACCGGCGAGGGTTCGTGAGCGACGTCGAGGGCGTGACGATCGACCGCAGTGACCTCTCCGGTACGATCTTCAACCTGCTGTGTCGGCTCCGGAGCGAACTCGCTCCGCTGGGTGCGCTGTCGGTGCCCAACTGGTATATTCAGTTCCCGTGTACGCTCCCCGACTGCGGGGGGCCGGTTACGCTCGAACTCGACTACGACCAGTCCAAGCTCTGGAAGCTCCACGCACACGGCAAGTTCCTGACGGCCTCGTGTGCGGACTGTGGAATCACGTACTACTTCGATCCGGCGACGATCGGCTTCATGGGTCGCGAGGAGCGGCCGACGGCTCAGTCCTCGTCCCGGAGCCGGTCGTAG
- the tpiA gene encoding triose-phosphate isomerase, translating to MFVLVNLKTYPCDPVAVAEAVRDVDDTTDARLAVAPAASHIERVAETGVETWAQHVDPIDHGSNTGHALAEHVADAGAAGTLVNHSEQRLKLADIDGAVRAADRADLETIVCANNPAQIGAAAALGPDAVAVEPPELIGTGTPVSQADPDVVENAVAAAADVDPDVSVLCGAGISTGDDVVAAGDLGAGGVLLASGVAKADDPKAALEDLVAPL from the coding sequence ATGTTCGTCCTCGTGAACCTGAAGACGTATCCGTGTGATCCGGTCGCGGTCGCCGAGGCCGTCCGCGACGTCGACGACACGACCGACGCGCGCCTGGCGGTCGCGCCGGCGGCGAGCCACATCGAGCGGGTCGCCGAGACCGGCGTCGAGACGTGGGCCCAGCACGTCGACCCGATCGACCACGGGAGCAACACCGGCCACGCCCTTGCCGAACACGTCGCCGACGCGGGGGCGGCCGGGACCCTGGTCAACCACTCCGAGCAACGGTTGAAACTGGCCGACATCGACGGCGCGGTCCGCGCGGCCGACCGAGCCGACCTCGAAACGATCGTCTGTGCGAACAACCCGGCCCAGATCGGTGCCGCGGCGGCGCTCGGTCCCGACGCCGTCGCCGTCGAACCCCCCGAACTCATCGGGACGGGGACGCCGGTCAGCCAGGCCGATCCGGACGTCGTCGAGAACGCGGTCGCGGCCGCGGCCGACGTCGATCCCGACGTCTCGGTCCTCTGTGGGGCCGGCATCAGTACGGGCGACGACGTCGTCGCCGCGGGTGATCTCGGTGCCGGCGGGGTCCTGCTGGCAAGCGGCGTCGCAAAGGCCGACGACCCGAAGGCGGCCCTCGAAGACCTCGTCGCCCCGCTGTAA
- a CDS encoding multiprotein bridging factor aMBF1 — translation MVQCEMCGAETSSPKTIKVEGAKLDVCSDCTDFGTEVKQPSSSSSSTKYSTGSSSSSSSGGSGSSGAASSSSSGGSSQRRSDMFDDMDELATDYDDRVRNARESRGLSQSELANELNEKASLIRKIERGDTLPSDRVQSELENFLEIDLNAEGASGEDSEWSGGSSTGSYTLGDVVKRKD, via the coding sequence ATGGTTCAGTGTGAGATGTGTGGGGCCGAGACGTCGTCCCCGAAGACGATCAAAGTCGAGGGCGCGAAGCTAGACGTGTGTTCCGACTGCACGGACTTCGGCACCGAGGTCAAACAGCCCTCGAGTTCGAGTTCGTCGACGAAGTACTCGACCGGCTCGAGTTCGTCGTCCTCGAGCGGGGGTAGCGGGTCGTCCGGTGCCGCGAGTTCGTCGAGTTCCGGCGGCTCGAGCCAGCGCCGGTCGGACATGTTCGACGATATGGACGAGCTGGCGACCGACTACGACGACCGGGTTCGCAACGCCCGCGAGAGCAGGGGCCTCAGCCAGTCCGAACTCGCAAACGAACTCAACGAGAAGGCGAGCCTGATCCGCAAGATCGAACGCGGCGACACCCTCCCGAGCGACCGGGTCCAGTCCGAACTCGAGAACTTCCTCGAGATCGACCTGAACGCCGAGGGAGCGTCCGGCGAGGACTCGGAGTGGTCCGGCGGCTCCTCGACCGGCAGTTACACGCTGGGCGACGTCGTCAAACGAAAGGACTGA
- a CDS encoding CDP-alcohol phosphatidyltransferase family protein has protein sequence MTLDKFRPYVSRFLDPFVKGFDRVGMTPNGVSVVAFAMAILAAVAFALGGIEDPVWYAVAAALVFLNGWLDIVDGALAREQEVASAGGDLLDHVLDRYADIVVIAGLAAGVEDYLLGFAAVTGVVMTSYLGTQAQAVGLDRVYGGLVGRADRLAIIGIVGFLAYPITGPIAGGFTLVGLLLVFLAVVGHLTALQRFYYSWQALE, from the coding sequence GTGACGCTCGACAAGTTCCGGCCGTACGTCTCGCGGTTTCTCGATCCATTCGTCAAGGGCTTTGACCGCGTCGGGATGACGCCCAACGGCGTGAGCGTCGTCGCCTTCGCGATGGCGATCCTCGCCGCGGTCGCGTTCGCGCTTGGTGGGATCGAGGACCCGGTCTGGTACGCCGTGGCGGCCGCGCTGGTCTTCCTGAACGGCTGGCTCGACATCGTCGACGGCGCGCTGGCGCGCGAACAGGAGGTCGCCTCGGCCGGCGGCGACCTGCTGGATCACGTCCTCGACCGCTACGCCGACATCGTCGTTATCGCGGGACTGGCCGCGGGCGTCGAGGACTACCTGCTCGGCTTCGCCGCCGTGACCGGGGTCGTGATGACCTCGTATCTCGGCACGCAGGCCCAGGCCGTCGGTCTCGATCGGGTCTACGGCGGACTCGTCGGTCGCGCCGACCGGCTGGCGATCATCGGGATCGTCGGCTTCCTGGCCTATCCGATCACGGGACCGATCGCCGGCGGGTTCACGCTCGTGGGCCTCCTGCTCGTCTTCCTCGCGGTCGTCGGCCACCTGACCGCGCTCCAGCGCTTCTACTACTCCTGGCAGGCCCTCGAGTGA
- a CDS encoding adenylate kinase family protein, producing MRVGVTGTPGTGKTTATELLESRLADEEPAPNAAANGESLPDLEVIHLNRVLEAEGLYTEVDADRESKIADLEALAEWLAGRDDVVVESHLAHHFDADRVVVLRCHPETLEERLLERGETAEKAEENAESEALDVILSEAVEEHGLESVYEIDTTDRDPEAVAADLEAVAAGEREPSAGEVDFVGYLT from the coding sequence GTGAGAGTCGGCGTCACCGGCACGCCCGGCACCGGGAAGACGACCGCGACGGAGCTGCTCGAGTCGCGGCTGGCCGACGAGGAGCCCGCCCCGAACGCGGCGGCAAACGGCGAGTCGCTCCCCGATCTCGAGGTGATCCACCTCAACCGCGTCCTCGAAGCGGAGGGGCTCTACACCGAGGTCGACGCCGACCGCGAGAGCAAGATCGCCGACCTCGAGGCGCTCGCCGAGTGGCTCGCCGGCCGGGACGACGTCGTCGTCGAGTCCCACCTCGCGCATCACTTCGACGCCGATCGCGTGGTCGTCCTGCGGTGTCATCCCGAGACGCTCGAGGAGCGCCTGCTCGAGCGCGGTGAGACCGCCGAAAAAGCCGAAGAGAACGCCGAGAGCGAGGCGCTGGACGTGATCCTCTCGGAGGCGGTCGAGGAACACGGCCTCGAGTCGGTCTACGAGATCGACACGACCGATCGCGACCCCGAAGCGGTCGCGGCCGACCTCGAGGCGGTCGCGGCGGGCGAACGCGAGCCGAGCGCCGGCGAGGTCGACTTCGTGGGGTACCTGACGTGA
- the hisC gene encoding histidinol-phosphate transaminase: protein MQPRDLSDHVAYEAGRGIEEVARELDRDPSEFIKLASNENPHGPSPAAAVAIRETASSVSSYPKAAHADLTTAVAGRWNVTDDQVWLANGGDGAIDYLHRTALEPDDDVLVPTPGFAYYGMSARFHHGGVREYALSKADDFTQDADVVLEAYDGERVIWVTSPHNPTGSTMPLAEIERLADETDEETLIAVDEAYGEFADDESAIALLEGWDEFEARDDVAVLRTFSKAYGLAGVRLGYAVVPDEWADAYARVNTPFAASELACRAGLAAIDDEEHVVRTVETTRESRAYMRDNVDTHVWESQGNFVLVEVGDASAVAAEMQERGVIVRDCSSFGLPGCVRITCGTEDETGRAVETLNEVLADLDVEPSPTGESDAEVADT, encoded by the coding sequence ATGCAACCGCGCGACCTGTCCGATCACGTCGCTTACGAGGCGGGTCGAGGCATCGAGGAGGTCGCCCGCGAACTCGACCGGGACCCCTCCGAGTTCATCAAACTCGCCTCGAACGAGAACCCGCACGGGCCCTCGCCGGCCGCCGCCGTGGCCATCCGGGAGACGGCCTCGAGCGTGAGTTCCTACCCCAAGGCCGCCCACGCCGATCTCACGACCGCCGTCGCCGGCCGCTGGAACGTCACCGACGACCAGGTCTGGCTGGCAAACGGCGGCGACGGGGCGATAGACTATCTCCACCGGACGGCGCTGGAACCGGACGACGACGTTCTCGTTCCCACGCCCGGCTTCGCCTACTACGGGATGAGCGCCCGATTTCACCACGGCGGCGTCCGCGAGTACGCCCTCTCGAAAGCCGACGATTTCACGCAGGACGCCGACGTCGTCCTCGAGGCCTACGACGGCGAGCGCGTGATCTGGGTCACGAGCCCGCACAACCCGACGGGCTCGACGATGCCTCTCGCGGAGATCGAACGCCTCGCCGACGAGACCGACGAGGAGACCCTGATCGCCGTCGACGAGGCCTACGGCGAGTTCGCCGACGACGAAAGCGCCATCGCGCTGCTGGAGGGTTGGGACGAGTTCGAGGCCCGCGACGACGTGGCGGTCCTCCGGACGTTCTCGAAGGCCTACGGACTGGCCGGCGTTCGTCTCGGCTACGCCGTCGTGCCCGACGAGTGGGCCGACGCCTACGCCCGCGTGAACACGCCCTTCGCGGCGAGCGAACTCGCCTGTCGGGCCGGGCTCGCGGCCATCGACGACGAGGAACACGTCGTCCGGACCGTCGAGACCACCCGCGAATCCCGCGCGTACATGCGCGACAACGTCGATACACACGTCTGGGAGAGCCAGGGCAACTTCGTCCTCGTCGAGGTCGGCGACGCCTCGGCCGTCGCCGCCGAGATGCAGGAACGCGGCGTCATCGTCCGTGACTGCTCGAGCTTCGGGCTGCCTGGCTGTGTCCGCATCACCTGCGGAACCGAGGACGAAACGGGGCGGGCGGTCGAGACACTCAACGAGGTCCTCGCCGACCTCGACGTCGAGCCGTCCCCGACGGGCGAGTCGGACGCGGAGGTGGCCGACACGTGA
- a CDS encoding rhodanese-like domain-containing protein yields MSSIRPDELDERLESGAEPFILDIRPRSAFQSNAIANSHNVPVYEALRSGDDDALRSRLEEIPADEDVVVVCKMGVVAKRATAVLTDEGYDATTLAGGMSGWTGYRNGSLGYKLRSLLWKLR; encoded by the coding sequence ATGAGCAGCATTCGCCCGGACGAACTGGACGAGCGACTCGAGTCGGGAGCGGAGCCGTTCATACTGGACATCCGCCCGCGATCGGCGTTTCAGTCGAACGCGATCGCGAACAGCCACAACGTTCCCGTCTACGAGGCGCTACGCTCTGGTGACGACGACGCGTTGCGCAGTCGACTCGAGGAGATCCCGGCCGACGAGGACGTGGTCGTGGTGTGCAAGATGGGCGTGGTCGCCAAGCGCGCAACCGCCGTGCTGACGGACGAGGGGTACGACGCGACGACGCTCGCGGGCGGGATGAGCGGCTGGACGGGCTATCGGAACGGTTCGCTCGGATACAAACTGCGGTCGTTGCTCTGGAAGCTCCGGTAG
- the ligA gene encoding ATP-dependent DNA ligase LigA: MEFATFADRAGTIDAEPADLEIVAHVRDLLADAEGEIDVVARFVQGRVFPAWDSTTLDVGPSACYEAIARAAGRNVSGDDVEERLAEVGEIGDVAASYEFGGQQGLGAFTGGGDAGSGGNGNDLTVREVADTLAELAAADGSGSHDRKVDLLFGLFNRASSEEARYLARLVLSEMRIGVGEGTVRDAIAAAFDVPEDRVERALQVSNDYGQVARIARDEGLAGLDAVDLAVGRPVQAMLAQAGTVTDALEVWDEAAVESKYDGARIQLHHDPAGMDDGDGSTVETRVFSRNMEEVTDALPEVVEFADETLEEPAILDGEVVAIDDDGSPLPFQAVLKRFRRKHDVAKAREDVSVRPVFFDCLHAGGEDLLAEPLTTRHDRLRSVLSAADSDGDDATDGTADADIEGLSLLRLADDPDEIESIDAAALEAGHEGIMLKDPESTYSPGRRGKHWRKRKPDVETIDCVVTGAEWGEGRRATFLGTFELSVRAGDALETVGKVATGITDEKLEALTELLEPHITAEDGQEIDLEPEVVFEVGYEEIQSSPTYSSGYALRFPRFQGVRSDKDPADADSIERLERLHGR, encoded by the coding sequence ATGGAGTTCGCCACGTTCGCCGACCGCGCCGGGACGATCGACGCCGAACCCGCCGACCTCGAGATCGTCGCCCACGTCAGGGACCTGCTCGCGGACGCCGAGGGAGAGATCGACGTCGTCGCGCGGTTCGTCCAGGGGCGGGTGTTCCCCGCCTGGGACTCGACGACGCTCGACGTCGGCCCGAGCGCGTGTTACGAGGCGATCGCCCGCGCGGCGGGGCGAAACGTCAGCGGCGACGACGTCGAAGAGCGACTCGCCGAGGTGGGCGAGATCGGCGACGTAGCGGCCAGCTACGAGTTCGGCGGGCAGCAGGGACTGGGCGCGTTCACGGGCGGTGGGGACGCCGGTTCTGGCGGCAACGGCAACGATCTCACCGTCCGCGAAGTCGCCGACACCCTCGCGGAGCTGGCCGCCGCCGACGGATCGGGCAGTCACGACCGGAAGGTCGACCTGCTCTTTGGCCTGTTCAACCGTGCCTCGAGCGAGGAGGCGCGGTATCTCGCCCGGCTGGTCCTCTCGGAGATGCGCATCGGCGTCGGCGAGGGAACGGTGCGAGACGCCATCGCCGCGGCCTTCGACGTCCCCGAGGATCGCGTCGAACGAGCCCTGCAGGTGTCGAACGACTACGGACAGGTCGCCCGCATCGCCCGCGACGAGGGCCTCGCGGGCCTCGACGCCGTGGACCTCGCGGTCGGCCGGCCGGTCCAGGCGATGCTCGCACAGGCCGGAACGGTGACCGACGCGCTCGAGGTGTGGGACGAGGCCGCGGTGGAGTCGAAATACGACGGTGCCAGAATCCAGTTGCACCACGACCCCGCGGGCATGGACGACGGCGACGGCTCGACCGTCGAGACTCGCGTCTTCTCGAGAAACATGGAGGAAGTCACCGACGCGCTCCCCGAGGTCGTCGAGTTCGCCGACGAGACGCTCGAGGAGCCCGCCATCCTCGACGGCGAGGTCGTCGCGATCGACGACGACGGCTCGCCGCTGCCGTTCCAGGCGGTCCTCAAACGATTCCGCCGGAAACACGACGTCGCGAAGGCTCGCGAGGACGTCTCGGTCCGGCCGGTCTTTTTCGACTGCCTGCACGCCGGCGGCGAGGACCTGCTCGCGGAACCCCTGACGACCCGCCACGACCGGCTCCGGTCGGTACTCTCGGCCGCCGATTCCGACGGCGACGACGCTACCGATGGGACGGCGGACGCGGACATCGAGGGACTCTCTTTGCTCCGACTGGCCGACGACCCCGACGAGATCGAGTCGATCGACGCCGCGGCGCTCGAGGCCGGCCACGAGGGGATCATGCTCAAAGATCCCGAGTCGACCTACTCGCCGGGGCGGCGGGGGAAACACTGGCGCAAGCGCAAGCCGGACGTGGAGACCATCGACTGCGTCGTCACCGGTGCCGAGTGGGGCGAGGGCCGACGCGCGACCTTCCTCGGGACCTTCGAACTCTCCGTGCGCGCGGGCGACGCCCTCGAGACCGTCGGCAAAGTGGCAACCGGGATCACCGACGAGAAACTCGAAGCACTGACCGAGTTGCTCGAGCCCCACATCACCGCCGAGGACGGCCAGGAGATCGACCTCGAGCCCGAAGTCGTCTTCGAGGTCGGCTACGAGGAGATCCAGTCCTCGCCGACCTACTCGTCGGGCTACGCCTTGCGGTTCCCGCGGTTCCAGGGCGTGCGGTCGGACAAGGATCCCGCCGACGCCGACTCGATCGAGCGACTCGAGCGGCTTCACGGGCGGTAG
- the cofD gene encoding 2-phospho-L-lactate transferase encodes MVTFLSGGTGTPKLLDGAAAAFSPEETTVVANTGDDIELGGLFVSPDVDTLLFQGGGILDRETWWGIEGDTHRTNSALKDIASAADLPDGPQYLPEERQTAGRDLANWRRFSGVAEFMTIGDRDRAVHITRTSLLDEGYTLSEATRQLADGFGLAIDLFPMSDDPVASLVHTDEGLMHFQEYWVARRGEPTVETVEFRGSSQAEPAPGVLEALSDTVVIGPSNPVTSIGPMLALPGVAKALAETTVVAVSPFLGDDAFSGPAGALMAAVDAEPSTAGLATAYPFADAFVIDENDDAAFETPTVRTDIGIDSREDAARVIRAIEAAIERVA; translated from the coding sequence ATGGTAACCTTCCTCTCCGGGGGCACCGGCACGCCGAAGCTGTTAGACGGCGCTGCCGCCGCGTTCTCGCCGGAGGAGACCACGGTCGTCGCCAACACGGGCGACGACATCGAACTCGGCGGGCTCTTCGTCTCGCCGGACGTCGATACGCTGCTGTTTCAGGGCGGTGGAATCCTCGACCGGGAGACGTGGTGGGGAATCGAGGGCGATACGCATCGAACGAACTCGGCGCTGAAAGACATCGCGTCGGCCGCGGACCTCCCCGACGGGCCGCAGTACCTCCCCGAGGAGCGACAGACCGCCGGCCGCGATCTCGCGAACTGGCGGCGCTTTTCGGGGGTCGCCGAGTTCATGACGATCGGCGACCGCGACCGGGCCGTCCACATCACGCGGACCAGCCTCCTCGACGAGGGGTACACGCTGAGCGAGGCGACCCGGCAACTCGCCGACGGGTTCGGGCTCGCGATCGACCTGTTCCCGATGAGCGACGACCCCGTCGCCAGCCTCGTCCACACGGACGAGGGGCTGATGCACTTCCAGGAGTACTGGGTCGCCCGCCGTGGCGAGCCGACCGTCGAAACCGTCGAGTTCCGGGGCTCCTCGCAGGCCGAGCCCGCGCCGGGCGTCCTCGAGGCGCTTTCCGACACCGTCGTCATCGGCCCCTCGAACCCGGTCACCAGCATCGGTCCGATGCTCGCGCTGCCGGGGGTCGCGAAGGCGCTCGCCGAGACGACGGTCGTCGCCGTCTCCCCGTTCCTCGGGGACGACGCCTTCTCCGGCCCCGCCGGCGCTCTCATGGCGGCCGTCGACGCGGAGCCAAGCACCGCGGGGCTGGCGACGGCCTATCCGTTCGCCGACGCCTTCGTGATCGACGAGAACGACGACGCCGCGTTCGAAACCCCGACGGTCAGGACCGACATCGGGATCGACTCCCGCGAGGACGCCGCCCGCGTGATCCGCGCGATCGAGGCGGCGATCGAGCGCGTGGCATGA
- a CDS encoding tRNA-dihydrouridine synthase: protein MSRVSVAPPLALASLSGEADADWARDGAEYAGAAFLGGIALDDDSRAAARELVARDRTEFLPDDPIAFLEDELDALADVPIQPAFNVRSTTIEPVVEAARSCRDRNAYLEINAHCRQDELCAVGCGETLLRDGERLATYVDRAAATGATVGVKVRAEVPGVDLPVLAARLERAGAAFVHVDAMDSESVVADVVDATDLFVIANNGVRDDETVREYVDYGADAVSVGRPSDTPAVLERVREAVDRRLGLEARRR, encoded by the coding sequence ATGAGCCGCGTCTCCGTTGCCCCGCCGCTCGCGCTGGCCAGCCTCAGCGGCGAGGCCGACGCCGACTGGGCGCGGGACGGGGCCGAGTACGCGGGGGCCGCGTTCCTCGGCGGGATCGCCCTCGACGACGACTCGCGTGCGGCCGCGCGCGAACTCGTCGCCCGCGATCGGACCGAGTTCCTCCCCGACGACCCGATCGCCTTCCTCGAGGACGAACTCGACGCGCTCGCGGACGTCCCGATCCAGCCGGCGTTCAACGTCCGCAGTACCACGATCGAGCCGGTCGTCGAGGCAGCCCGGAGCTGCCGCGATCGGAACGCCTACCTCGAGATCAACGCCCACTGCCGACAGGACGAACTCTGTGCCGTCGGCTGCGGCGAAACGCTGCTGCGAGACGGCGAGCGACTCGCGACCTACGTCGATCGAGCGGCCGCCACCGGCGCGACCGTCGGCGTGAAGGTCCGCGCGGAAGTCCCCGGCGTCGACCTGCCCGTCCTCGCCGCCCGACTCGAGCGCGCGGGCGCAGCGTTCGTCCACGTCGACGCGATGGACAGCGAGTCCGTCGTCGCCGACGTGGTCGACGCGACCGACCTGTTCGTCATCGCCAACAACGGCGTCCGCGACGACGAGACCGTCCGCGAGTACGTCGACTACGGCGCGGACGCGGTCAGCGTCGGCCGCCCCAGCGACACCCCCGCCGTCCTCGAGCGGGTGCGCGAGGCGGTGGACCGGCGGCTGGGGCTCGAGGCGAGGCGACGATAG